In Streptomyces qaidamensis, one DNA window encodes the following:
- the galT gene encoding galactose-1-phosphate uridylyltransferase encodes MKKTSTRLADGRELIYYDLRDDSVRDAADRRPLDRTVTTSEIRRDPLLGDSVAIASHRQGRTYHPPADECPLCPSEGDRLSEIPDSSYDVVVFENRFPSLAGDSGRCEVVCFTSDHNASFGELTEEQAGLVLEAWTDRTSELSHLPAVEQVFCFENRGAEIGVTLQHSHGQIYAYPFTTPRTALMLRSAATHKEMTGGENLFDAVLERELAGERVVLEGEHWVAFVPYAAHWPYEVHLYPKRRVPDLLGLDEGARTEFPKVYLELLRRFDRIFGEGEPPTPYIAAWHQAPFGALEEFDGVVREDFALHLELFTIRRTSGKLKFLAGSESGMNVFINDVPPERAAERLREVASS; translated from the coding sequence GTGAAGAAGACCTCGACCCGGCTGGCCGACGGTCGCGAGCTCATCTACTACGACCTGCGTGACGACAGCGTGCGGGACGCGGCCGACCGACGCCCGCTGGACCGCACCGTCACGACGTCGGAGATCCGCCGCGACCCCCTCCTCGGCGACAGCGTCGCCATCGCCTCGCACCGCCAGGGCCGCACCTACCACCCCCCGGCCGACGAGTGCCCCCTGTGTCCCTCCGAGGGCGATCGCCTGAGCGAGATCCCGGACTCGTCGTACGACGTCGTCGTCTTCGAGAACCGCTTCCCCTCGCTCGCCGGCGACTCGGGCCGCTGCGAGGTCGTCTGCTTCACCTCCGACCACAACGCGTCCTTCGGCGAGCTCACCGAGGAGCAGGCGGGCCTGGTGCTGGAGGCCTGGACGGACCGCACGTCGGAGCTGTCCCATCTCCCCGCCGTCGAGCAGGTGTTCTGCTTCGAGAACCGGGGCGCCGAGATCGGCGTCACCCTCCAGCACTCCCACGGGCAGATCTACGCCTACCCCTTCACCACGCCCCGCACCGCGCTGATGCTCCGGTCGGCCGCGACGCACAAGGAGATGACCGGCGGGGAGAACCTCTTCGACGCCGTCCTGGAGCGTGAACTCGCCGGTGAGCGTGTCGTCCTGGAGGGTGAACACTGGGTGGCCTTCGTGCCGTACGCGGCGCACTGGCCGTACGAGGTCCACCTGTACCCCAAGCGCCGCGTGCCCGACCTGCTCGGGCTGGACGAAGGCGCGCGCACAGAGTTTCCCAAGGTCTATCTGGAACTCTTGAGGCGCTTCGACCGGATCTTCGGTGAGGGTGAACCCCCGACGCCGTACATCGCGGCCTGGCACCAGGCCCCGTTCGGCGCGCTGGAGGAGTTCGACGGGGTGGTGCGTGAGGACTTCGCGCTGCACCTCGAGCTTTTCACCATCCGCCGCACTTCCGGCAAGCTGAAGTTCCTCGCGGGTTCCGAGTCCGGCATGAACGTGTTCATCAACGACGTGCCGCCGGAGCGCGCGGCCGAGCGACTGCGAGAGGTAGCGAGTTCATGA
- a CDS encoding sodium:solute symporter family protein: MQTPTYLSAELRLPTNWLDYTILGIYFVVVLGIGFAARRSVKTSLDFFLSGRSLPAWVTGLAFIAANLGATEILGMAANSAQYGVYTTHWYWIGAIPAMVFLGLVMMPFYYGSKVRSVPEFLLLRFDRAAHLLSSVLFAFAAILIAGVNLYALAIVVEALLGWPEWVAIVVAGFFVLAYITLGGLSSAIYNEVLQFFVILAALIPIAVLGLKKVGGWGGLSDSLTESRGADFMTSWGGTGIGSDNPLGANWLTIVLGLGFVLSFGYWTTNFAEVQRALSAKNLSAAQRTPLIAAFPKIFIVFLVMIPGLVAAVLVPKIGTPGSDLQYNDAIPYLMEQLLPNGVLGIAVTGLLAAFMAGMAANVSSFNTVFTTDIWAKYVVGGREDEYYVRFGRLITAIGVLASIGTAFLARSFSNIMAYLQTLFSFFNVPMFVVFIIGMFWKRASMKSGFWGLLAGTTAAMVNYFVLYKQDIVDIPSDQGANFVSAIAGFVAGAVVMVAVSLFTAPKPAEELQGLVYGTTSPGLAEPPAPGDEAWYRKPALLGWSAVVLAAACYIPFSF; this comes from the coding sequence ATGCAAACCCCCACCTATCTGTCAGCCGAGCTGCGACTCCCCACGAACTGGCTCGACTACACGATCCTCGGCATCTACTTCGTCGTCGTCCTCGGTATCGGCTTCGCCGCCCGCCGCTCGGTGAAGACCAGCCTCGACTTCTTCCTCTCCGGCCGTTCCCTGCCCGCCTGGGTCACCGGTCTCGCGTTCATCGCGGCCAACCTGGGCGCCACCGAGATCCTCGGCATGGCCGCCAACAGCGCCCAGTACGGCGTCTACACGACGCATTGGTACTGGATCGGCGCCATCCCTGCCATGGTCTTCCTCGGCCTGGTGATGATGCCCTTCTACTACGGCTCCAAGGTGCGCTCGGTCCCGGAGTTCCTGCTGCTGCGCTTCGACAGGGCGGCCCACCTGCTCAGCTCGGTCCTCTTCGCCTTCGCCGCGATCCTCATCGCCGGCGTCAACCTCTACGCCCTGGCCATCGTCGTCGAGGCGCTGCTGGGCTGGCCGGAGTGGGTGGCGATCGTGGTCGCCGGGTTCTTCGTGCTGGCGTACATCACGCTCGGCGGCCTGTCCTCGGCGATCTACAACGAGGTCCTGCAGTTCTTCGTCATCCTCGCCGCGCTCATCCCGATCGCGGTCCTCGGCCTGAAGAAGGTCGGCGGCTGGGGCGGCCTGTCGGACTCCCTCACCGAGAGCCGCGGCGCGGACTTCATGACGTCCTGGGGCGGTACGGGCATCGGCAGCGACAACCCGCTGGGCGCCAACTGGCTGACGATCGTGCTGGGTCTCGGCTTCGTCCTCTCCTTCGGCTACTGGACGACGAACTTCGCCGAGGTGCAGCGCGCGCTGTCCGCGAAGAACCTCTCGGCGGCCCAGCGCACCCCGCTGATCGCCGCGTTCCCGAAGATCTTCATCGTGTTCCTGGTGATGATCCCGGGCCTGGTCGCCGCGGTCCTGGTCCCGAAGATCGGTACCCCCGGCTCCGACCTCCAGTACAACGACGCCATCCCCTACCTGATGGAACAGCTGCTGCCCAACGGCGTGCTGGGCATCGCCGTCACCGGCCTGCTCGCGGCGTTCATGGCGGGCATGGCGGCGAACGTGTCGTCCTTCAACACCGTGTTCACGACGGACATCTGGGCGAAGTACGTCGTCGGGGGCCGCGAGGACGAGTACTACGTGCGCTTCGGCCGGCTCATCACGGCGATCGGTGTCCTGGCCTCCATCGGCACGGCGTTCCTCGCGCGGTCGTTCTCGAACATCATGGCCTACCTGCAGACGCTGTTCTCCTTCTTCAACGTGCCGATGTTCGTCGTGTTCATCATCGGCATGTTCTGGAAGCGGGCGTCCATGAAGTCCGGCTTCTGGGGGCTGCTCGCGGGCACCACCGCGGCGATGGTCAACTACTTCGTCCTCTACAAGCAGGACATCGTCGACATCCCCTCCGACCAGGGGGCCAACTTCGTCTCCGCGATCGCGGGCTTCGTCGCGGGCGCGGTGGTGATGGTGGCGGTGTCGCTGTTCACCGCGCCGAAGCCGGCGGAGGAGCTGCAGGGGCTGGTCTACGGCACGACCTCGCCCGGCTTGGCGGAGCCGCCGGCGCCCGGGGACGAGGCCTGGTACCGCAAGCCGGCGCTGCTGGGCTGGAGCGCGGTCGTCCTGGCCGCGGCCTGCTACATCCCGTTCTCGTTCTGA
- a CDS encoding helix-turn-helix transcriptional regulator: MGVRLMVVDDHRLLAEALASALKLRGHRVLAAAAPAAGAAELVITRAPEVCLLGTAAPAEPGIFDPVVRIKRERPQVAVLVLGPVPSPRGIAAAFAAGASGYVRHDERIEGVERAIMKARAGEAAVAPQLLQGAFSELLNPAAQPDDEGQRLLSMLTPREVEVLVRVADGEDTRLIAAGMGIAPSTARTHVQRVLMKLGVGSRLEAAALAARTGLLDRAGPVSREP, from the coding sequence ATGGGAGTGCGGCTCATGGTGGTCGACGACCACCGATTGCTGGCCGAGGCGCTGGCTTCGGCGCTGAAGCTGCGGGGGCACCGGGTGCTCGCCGCGGCAGCGCCGGCCGCGGGGGCGGCGGAGCTGGTGATCACGCGGGCGCCGGAGGTGTGCCTGCTGGGGACGGCGGCGCCGGCGGAGCCGGGGATCTTCGACCCGGTGGTGCGGATCAAGCGGGAGCGGCCGCAGGTCGCGGTGCTGGTGCTGGGGCCGGTGCCGAGCCCGCGGGGCATCGCGGCGGCGTTCGCGGCGGGGGCCTCCGGCTATGTCCGGCACGATGAGCGCATAGAGGGTGTCGAGCGGGCGATCATGAAGGCGCGGGCGGGAGAGGCGGCGGTGGCGCCGCAGCTGCTGCAGGGAGCGTTCAGCGAGTTGCTCAACCCGGCGGCCCAGCCGGACGACGAGGGCCAGCGGTTGCTGTCCATGCTCACGCCGAGGGAGGTCGAGGTCCTGGTCCGCGTCGCGGACGGCGAGGACACCCGCCTGATCGCGGCGGGCATGGGCATCGCACCGTCGACGGCGCGTACGCACGTCCAGCGGGTCCTGATGAAACTGGGCGTGGGCTCACGCCTGGAGGCGGCGGCACTGGCGGCACGGACGGGGTTGCTGGACAGGGCGGGTCCGGTGTCCCGGGAGCCGTGA